From the Aminobacter aminovorans genome, one window contains:
- a CDS encoding lytic transglycosylase domain-containing protein, whose product MRHFAPALLASLTLSAAASAAVPEQMRPQAERPIGARAEACAGLGEEADRNAFRALAACEAHAKELPTEFALAVMEIESFYDPEARGGDGEVGLMQVMPATARLMGFRGTLDELAEPRTNISLGVRYLAGAFRLAQGDLCTTVMKYRAGHAETRFSALSVHYCLRVRAILERDGFKVTGTVPEATFGFAAVAGLGEVSAKGSAAPKGVCVRRSFVPGPRYMRCVDYRPAAQARHIRSLRAKLFGG is encoded by the coding sequence ATGAGGCATTTCGCTCCTGCACTCCTGGCCAGCCTGACGCTTTCGGCGGCAGCCTCGGCTGCGGTTCCCGAGCAAATGCGGCCACAGGCTGAAAGGCCGATTGGCGCCCGTGCGGAGGCCTGTGCCGGCCTCGGCGAAGAGGCCGACAGGAATGCATTCCGTGCGCTTGCCGCCTGCGAAGCCCACGCAAAGGAATTGCCGACAGAGTTCGCTCTTGCCGTGATGGAGATCGAGAGCTTCTACGATCCCGAGGCACGCGGCGGCGATGGCGAGGTCGGCCTCATGCAGGTGATGCCGGCGACCGCCCGGCTGATGGGTTTTCGCGGCACGCTCGACGAGCTCGCCGAGCCCCGGACCAACATATCCCTTGGGGTGCGCTATCTCGCCGGTGCGTTTCGGCTGGCGCAAGGCGATCTCTGCACGACAGTAATGAAGTACCGTGCCGGCCACGCCGAAACGCGGTTTTCAGCCCTCTCGGTGCACTATTGCCTTCGTGTCCGGGCGATTCTCGAACGGGACGGTTTCAAGGTCACCGGCACGGTGCCGGAGGCGACGTTCGGCTTCGCCGCCGTGGCCGGGCTGGGTGAGGTCAGTGCCAAGGGGTCGGCAGCACCCAAGGGCGTCTGCGTCAGGAGATCCTTTGTGCCAGGCCCACGCTACATGCGCTGCGTCGACTACCGGCCGGCTGCACAGGCGCGCCATATCCGCAGCCTGCGGGCCAAGCTGTTCGGTGGCTAA
- a CDS encoding penicillin-binding protein activator, producing the protein MRGTTRLRHAALLAFAVALPLAVAACQSDTGSEDVLGSVADGQIASQNTSAAKTGPTKSGESLGKGPVKVSMLLPLSAGGTAGDRGRKMRDAAALAMADLGNDLLTLNIEDTGGDENRARSLTTGALASGAKLVIGPSEQGAVRQLAAISGANRPLVLALAENYAGAPGVYSVRLNEADSAAAGAAAIAAKGARKFVLFMAEGETGKAIEKRVANSLSIYGASLAVALPFGPSSGGSEKAVADMMALVDDPQAIVIASGSANPAPLVSALKAKGMLGKGVSLIGSTRWLEHGIGDPALQGAYIATLDAAEIGPIADRFRKTYNYEPDINVAYGYDTVALAAGIASAMGPKGFTKKVIENPTGFRGSTGIFRFRDDGAGERAMPFFRIDNGKLKQIEKSTSGF; encoded by the coding sequence ATGAGGGGAACTACACGGCTGCGGCATGCCGCACTGCTGGCTTTCGCCGTGGCGTTGCCGCTCGCCGTTGCTGCGTGCCAGTCCGACACCGGCAGCGAAGACGTCCTGGGCTCGGTGGCCGACGGCCAGATTGCATCCCAGAACACATCTGCTGCGAAGACCGGGCCGACGAAATCGGGCGAAAGCCTAGGTAAGGGGCCGGTCAAGGTGTCGATGCTCCTGCCGCTGTCGGCGGGCGGCACCGCCGGCGACCGTGGCCGCAAGATGCGCGACGCAGCCGCACTCGCCATGGCCGACCTCGGCAATGACCTGCTGACCTTGAACATCGAAGACACCGGTGGCGACGAAAATCGGGCGCGCAGCTTGACGACGGGCGCGCTTGCCTCAGGTGCCAAGCTGGTCATCGGCCCTTCCGAGCAAGGGGCGGTGCGCCAACTGGCTGCAATATCGGGCGCCAACAGGCCGCTCGTCCTGGCACTCGCCGAAAACTACGCCGGCGCGCCCGGTGTCTATTCGGTCCGGCTTAACGAGGCGGACAGCGCCGCAGCCGGTGCTGCAGCCATCGCCGCCAAGGGGGCGCGCAAGTTCGTGCTGTTCATGGCCGAAGGCGAGACAGGCAAGGCGATCGAAAAACGCGTTGCCAACAGCCTCAGCATCTACGGTGCCTCGCTGGCCGTGGCGCTGCCTTTCGGCCCGTCGAGCGGCGGTTCGGAAAAGGCCGTCGCAGACATGATGGCGCTCGTCGACGATCCGCAGGCCATCGTCATCGCCAGTGGCAGCGCCAATCCTGCGCCTCTGGTCTCGGCACTGAAGGCCAAGGGCATGCTCGGCAAGGGCGTCTCGCTGATCGGCTCCACCCGCTGGCTCGAGCACGGCATCGGCGACCCGGCCTTACAGGGCGCCTACATCGCCACGCTCGACGCGGCCGAGATCGGGCCGATCGCCGACCGCTTCCGCAAGACCTACAATTACGAACCCGACATCAATGTCGCATATGGTTATGACACGGTGGCACTGGCCGCCGGCATTGCCAGTGCCATGGGTCCAAAGGGCTTCACGAAGAAGGTGATCGAAAACCCGACCGGCTTCCGCGGCTCGACTGGCATCTTCCGTTTCCGCGATGATGGTGCCGGAGAACGCGCCATGCCCTTTTTTCGCATCGACAATGGCAAGCTCAAGCAGATCGAGAAATCAACGTCGGGGTTCTGA
- a CDS encoding helix-turn-helix domain-containing protein has product MNSISVAQCRGARAMLGWSQAELAAAAAVSKTTVVDFERGTRTPHRNNLAAIHRALELAGIEFIPENGGGAGVRFARPTTNT; this is encoded by the coding sequence ATGAACTCGATTTCAGTAGCGCAGTGCAGAGGGGCGAGGGCTATGCTTGGCTGGAGCCAGGCCGAACTGGCTGCGGCGGCAGCAGTATCCAAGACAACTGTTGTTGATTTCGAACGGGGCACGCGCACCCCTCATCGTAACAATCTTGCTGCAATTCATCGCGCGCTTGAGCTCGCGGGTATTGAGTTCATTCCGGAAAACGGCGGGGGAGCGGGCGTGCGGTTTGCACGACCGACTACCAACACTTGA
- a CDS encoding transporter substrate-binding domain-containing protein, with protein MTFRSSVSLRLAFMWGGLLALIVALPGGPALAETTKERVLREGKIVIGIHNRTPWGFRDEATGEAKGWHPDLLRAAFSELGVKELDIRVTEFGALIPGLLAGRFDAVASGLSITPERCRQVAFGAPDLKVHDAAIVLTGNPKQIHGFDDIVSQKIIMGAGRGSVSVRNATVAGVPESNMLLFPDIEANISALRAGRIDVTVLSSPTVIGLLASGKLKGLESASPFVTTDEQATYAAVAFRSEDGDLRALWDERLLALTKDGTVGKVMARYGFGETEVVPDTVTVEKLCGTAGAGK; from the coding sequence ATGACCTTCAGAAGTTCTGTGAGCCTGCGGCTTGCATTCATGTGGGGCGGTTTGCTTGCGCTGATCGTTGCCTTGCCGGGTGGTCCGGCCTTAGCCGAGACGACTAAGGAGCGTGTGCTGCGCGAGGGCAAGATCGTCATCGGCATTCACAACCGGACACCATGGGGCTTTCGCGATGAAGCCACCGGCGAGGCCAAGGGATGGCACCCGGACCTGTTGCGGGCAGCCTTCTCTGAACTTGGCGTCAAGGAGCTCGACATCAGGGTCACCGAGTTCGGCGCCCTGATCCCGGGGCTGCTGGCGGGCCGCTTCGATGCGGTGGCGTCGGGTCTGTCCATCACGCCGGAGCGCTGCCGGCAGGTTGCCTTCGGCGCACCCGATCTCAAGGTCCACGACGCAGCCATCGTGCTCACTGGTAATCCAAAACAGATCCATGGCTTTGACGATATCGTCAGCCAGAAGATCATCATGGGTGCCGGCCGCGGCAGCGTGTCGGTCAGGAATGCGACCGTAGCCGGCGTGCCGGAAAGCAACATGCTGCTGTTCCCCGACATCGAGGCCAACATCTCGGCCCTGCGCGCCGGCCGCATCGATGTGACGGTGCTGTCATCGCCAACCGTGATCGGGCTGCTGGCCAGCGGCAAGCTGAAGGGCCTGGAGAGTGCCAGCCCCTTCGTCACGACAGACGAGCAGGCCACCTATGCCGCTGTCGCCTTCCGCAGCGAAGACGGGGATTTGCGGGCACTGTGGGATGAAAGGCTTCTGGCACTGACAAAGGACGGCACGGTTGGCAAGGTCATGGCCAGATATGGCTTTGGCGAGACCGAGGTCGTGCCTGATACCGTCACCGTCGAGAAGCTCTGCGGCACGGCTGGTGCCGGCAAATGA
- a CDS encoding amino acid ABC transporter permease, whose product MTMLEIWLGILQGFRVTALVTLYGLVFAIPFGLIFGVAQYMTTGPARFVVTSVIEFWRSSAVIILLFVFYYALPLAGLALSAMTVSAMVLGLNIGGYASQAVRAGLQALDRGQKEAGQALGLSRSTILLRIELPQALVAMSPTFINQLIQLVKATSLVSLVTLTDMTFRAKEISQIEYDPVPIYSSLLLAYFIVCYPVALFGRWVERRINPAREARCGV is encoded by the coding sequence ATGACCATGCTCGAGATCTGGCTCGGCATCCTGCAGGGCTTTCGCGTCACCGCTTTGGTGACGCTCTATGGCCTGGTCTTTGCCATCCCCTTCGGCCTCATCTTTGGAGTTGCCCAATACATGACCACGGGCCCGGCACGGTTCGTGGTGACGTCGGTCATCGAGTTCTGGCGCAGCTCCGCCGTCATCATCCTGCTCTTCGTGTTCTATTACGCCTTGCCCCTGGCCGGACTGGCGCTGTCGGCAATGACGGTCAGTGCCATGGTGCTGGGGCTCAACATTGGCGGTTATGCCAGCCAGGCGGTGAGAGCCGGCCTGCAGGCATTGGACCGTGGCCAGAAAGAAGCTGGCCAGGCACTGGGGCTATCGCGGTCCACCATCCTGTTGCGCATCGAACTGCCGCAGGCGCTGGTGGCGATGAGCCCGACCTTCATCAACCAGCTCATCCAGCTGGTGAAGGCGACATCGCTTGTCTCGCTGGTGACGCTGACCGACATGACCTTCCGCGCCAAGGAGATCTCGCAGATCGAGTATGACCCGGTGCCGATCTACAGCTCGCTGCTGCTCGCCTATTTCATCGTCTGCTATCCGGTCGCACTGTTCGGCCGCTGGGTGGAACGACGCATCAACCCGGCAAGGGAGGCGCGTTGTGGCGTTTGA
- a CDS encoding amino acid ABC transporter permease, translated as MAFDVAFALSTVPTILGAIGMTLLVAAVSCVGASAIGFGLELIRRSGGLGGLFVRFLIDFIRATPVLVWLYCLYFILPFYGIRLGALATGMIGLSLYYSGYLAEVFKAGIDAIPNGQAEAARALGIGRMDMTIFVIAPQMLRNIAAPMGNYFVSILKATPYLAVLAVPEMLGRAFDVASETYRYAEPLTVAGLIFLGLALVISQAIKRLEHRLLRPTAR; from the coding sequence GTGGCGTTTGATGTGGCCTTTGCGCTGTCGACTGTGCCGACCATCCTTGGCGCCATCGGCATGACGCTGCTGGTGGCAGCAGTCAGCTGCGTTGGCGCCTCGGCAATCGGCTTTGGCCTTGAACTCATCCGCCGCTCGGGCGGGCTGGGAGGGCTGTTCGTCCGCTTCCTGATCGACTTCATCAGGGCGACACCAGTGCTGGTCTGGCTCTACTGCCTGTATTTCATTCTGCCCTTTTACGGCATTCGCCTTGGTGCGCTTGCCACAGGCATGATCGGGCTCAGCCTCTATTACAGCGGTTATCTCGCCGAGGTGTTCAAGGCCGGCATCGATGCCATCCCCAACGGCCAGGCGGAAGCCGCAAGGGCGCTTGGGATCGGCAGGATGGATATGACCATCTTTGTCATCGCGCCGCAGATGCTGCGCAACATTGCAGCACCCATGGGCAATTACTTCGTCTCCATCCTCAAGGCGACGCCCTATCTGGCCGTGCTTGCGGTGCCGGAGATGCTCGGCCGTGCCTTCGACGTTGCTTCCGAGACCTACCGCTATGCCGAGCCGCTGACGGTCGCCGGCCTCATCTTCCTCGGTCTCGCGCTCGTCATCTCGCAAGCCATCAAACGGCTGGAACACAGGCTGCTTCGGCCGACAGCGAGGTAG
- a CDS encoding amino acid ABC transporter ATP-binding protein yields MTLTDDKPAVQITSLNKWYGAFHVLKEVNLTIPSGSRVVICGPSGSGKSTLIRCLNGLEAYQQGTVTLGTVRLGDNARETALARRQTGMVFQSFNLFPHLTVLSNCTLALRRVLSMPRKEAESLARHFLEKVRIPEQADKYPAQLSGGQQQRVAIARALCMNPRLMLFDEPTSALDPEMVKEVLDVMTGLAQEGMTMICVTHEMGFAREVADQVVFMDQGSIVEQASPMTFFSTPSHPRAQSFLNTLLH; encoded by the coding sequence ATGACCCTCACAGACGACAAACCAGCCGTCCAGATCACCTCGCTCAACAAGTGGTATGGCGCCTTCCATGTGTTGAAGGAGGTCAACCTCACCATCCCAAGCGGTTCCCGCGTCGTGATCTGCGGACCCTCCGGTTCGGGCAAGTCGACCTTGATCCGCTGCCTCAACGGGCTTGAAGCCTACCAGCAGGGAACCGTGACACTGGGCACGGTCCGGCTGGGCGACAATGCCAGGGAGACGGCCCTCGCCCGTCGCCAGACCGGCATGGTGTTCCAGAGCTTCAACCTGTTTCCGCATCTGACTGTGTTGTCGAACTGCACGCTTGCGCTGCGCCGAGTTCTTTCCATGCCGCGCAAGGAGGCTGAGAGCCTGGCACGGCATTTTCTGGAAAAGGTCCGCATTCCCGAACAGGCCGACAAATACCCCGCACAATTGTCAGGTGGACAGCAGCAGCGGGTGGCGATTGCGCGCGCGCTGTGCATGAACCCGCGCCTGATGCTGTTCGACGAGCCAACGTCCGCGCTCGATCCCGAAATGGTCAAGGAGGTGCTCGATGTCATGACCGGGCTGGCCCAGGAAGGCATGACGATGATCTGCGTCACCCATGAGATGGGCTTTGCCCGCGAGGTTGCCGACCAGGTCGTATTCATGGATCAGGGCAGCATTGTCGAACAGGCCTCGCCGATGACGTTCTTTTCGACGCCCAGTCATCCCCGCGCCCAGTCCTTCCTCAACACGCTGCTGCATTGA
- a CDS encoding succinylglutamate desuccinylase/aspartoacylase family protein produces MANDTRIWTDIDFDKDGKQISCLRLPFSSDRSAYGTIPIPIVCIRNGAGPTALLVAGNHGDEYEGQVALSKLARQFDANELRGRIIILPALNYPAVDAGRRVSPLDQGNLNRMFPGDANGSPTDMIAHYVSEVLLPLADIVIDLHSGGTSLLYLPCCLIRVGKTTAETARLVELMHVFGAPIGSISDGSGGGGATTLSATAQSLGIPALTTELGGGASLSQAGETLARDGVLRVLKHLGILPDAIVEPAGPTRSMRVDGRQAFTYAPVRGIFEPAVTVGDEVQAGDIAGTIHPIAGPSEPARSVQFAQSGLVACQRAPALTEPGDCLFKLVVDVA; encoded by the coding sequence GTGGCGAACGACACACGCATCTGGACGGACATCGATTTTGACAAGGACGGCAAGCAAATCTCCTGCCTGCGTTTGCCGTTCTCAAGCGATCGTTCGGCCTATGGCACTATCCCCATCCCGATCGTCTGCATCAGGAATGGTGCCGGGCCAACCGCACTGCTGGTCGCCGGCAATCATGGCGATGAGTATGAGGGCCAGGTGGCGCTCAGCAAGCTCGCCCGGCAGTTCGATGCAAACGAGCTCCGCGGCCGCATCATCATCCTGCCGGCATTGAACTATCCCGCGGTCGACGCAGGCAGGCGCGTTTCGCCGCTCGATCAGGGCAATCTCAACCGGATGTTTCCCGGCGACGCCAATGGCTCACCGACTGACATGATCGCCCATTATGTCTCAGAGGTGCTGCTGCCGCTCGCCGATATCGTCATCGACCTGCATTCCGGTGGCACCTCGTTGCTCTATCTCCCCTGCTGCCTGATCCGCGTGGGCAAGACCACAGCCGAGACGGCACGGCTCGTCGAACTGATGCATGTCTTCGGCGCTCCCATCGGCTCGATCAGCGACGGTTCGGGCGGCGGTGGCGCCACCACACTGTCGGCGACAGCCCAGTCGCTCGGCATTCCGGCCTTGACCACCGAACTGGGTGGCGGGGCGTCACTGTCACAAGCGGGCGAAACCCTCGCCCGAGACGGGGTGCTGCGTGTGCTGAAACATCTGGGCATCCTGCCCGACGCCATCGTCGAGCCGGCAGGGCCGACACGATCCATGCGGGTCGATGGCAGGCAGGCCTTCACCTATGCGCCGGTCAGGGGGATATTCGAGCCGGCCGTGACCGTGGGAGACGAGGTTCAAGCTGGAGATATTGCCGGCACAATCCACCCGATTGCTGGGCCGTCCGAGCCTGCCAGATCGGTACAGTTCGCACAGTCCGGTCTCGTTGCCTGCCAACGGGCTCCCGCACTAACCGAGCCTGGAGATTGCCTGTTCAAGCTTGTGGTGGACGTAGCCTAA
- the traA gene encoding Ti-type conjugative transfer relaxase TraA, which produces MAVPHFSVSIVSRGDGRSAVLSAAYRHCAKMEYEREARSVDYTRKKGLLHEAFSVPPDAPQWLRSLIADCSVAGASEAFWNKVEAFEKRSDAQLAKDITIALPLELSAEQNIALVRDFVERHILAKGIVADWVYHDAPDNPHVHLMMTLRPLTEDGFGPKKVAVIGQNGEVLRNAAGKIVYELWAGGMDDFTALRDAWFEIQNQHLALGGIDLRVDGRSYAERGIDLVPTTHIGVGAKAIQRKSAREGHEMSLERIELLEARRKENASRILKRPEIVLDIVSSEKSVFDERDIAKILHRYVDNAVTFQQLMVRILQSPEALRIECEGIDLATGARIRSRYTTRELIRIEAKMAKQSLWLSQRTTHGVRQKVLDSVLARHSQLSQEQRVAIEHVVDEARIAAVVGRAGAGKTTMMKAAREAWELAGYRVVGAALAGKAAEGLEKEAGIVSRTLSAWELRWKQGRDMLDERTVFVVDEAGMVASKQMALIVEAATLAGAKLVLVGDPEQLQPIEAGAAFRAIVDRIGYAELETIYRQHEEWMRAASLDLARGRVAQAIGAYGEHGRVRGSELKAQAIASLIADWNSDYDPTKTTLILAHLRRDVRELNSLAREKLVERGFVGVGHDFRTDDGLRRFDAGDQIVFLKNETSLGVKNGMIGRVVEAAPNRIVAAIGEGEHRRLVKVEQRFYPNIDHGYATTIHKSQGATVDRVKVLASLSLDRHLTYVAMTRHREDMALYYGRRSFAKAGGLDEVLSRTNAKETTLDYERGTLYRQALRFAENRGLHISRVARTLVRDRLDWVLRQKERLADLAQRFRVHTERLGLLQSPTTQIRYEAEPMVAGVTLFARSLADVVEERLLADPALTKQWEEMSMRLRYVFADAEAAFRAMDFNTLLTEPTAARQTLDRLVSEPASLGALKGRTGLLASKTDKEARRVAEVNVPALKRDIERYLKLRQLAAERIGAEEQALRHRASIDIPALSLTARSVLERIRVAIDRNDLPAALAHIVDNREVRLEIDGFNRAIAERFGERTLLTNAAREPSGTLFDKAAEGLRPLEREKLRQAWPVMRAAQQIAARERTVLTLKENEQLRMAQREGLAWKL; this is translated from the coding sequence GTGGCTGTCCCCCACTTCTCCGTCAGCATCGTCAGCCGCGGTGACGGCCGCAGCGCAGTGCTGTCGGCTGCCTATCGGCATTGCGCCAAGATGGAGTACGAACGCGAAGCGCGCTCGGTCGACTACACACGCAAAAAGGGCCTGCTCCATGAGGCGTTTTCGGTGCCGCCCGATGCACCGCAATGGCTGCGCAGCCTGATTGCCGACTGCTCGGTGGCAGGTGCCTCGGAAGCCTTCTGGAACAAGGTCGAAGCTTTCGAGAAACGCTCGGATGCCCAGCTTGCCAAAGACATCACCATCGCCTTGCCGTTGGAGCTGTCAGCCGAGCAGAACATCGCCCTCGTCCGTGATTTCGTCGAACGGCACATCCTCGCCAAAGGCATAGTCGCGGACTGGGTCTATCATGATGCGCCTGACAACCCGCATGTCCATCTGATGATGACCCTGCGGCCGCTGACCGAGGACGGTTTTGGTCCCAAGAAGGTTGCCGTCATTGGTCAGAACGGCGAGGTCTTGCGTAACGCCGCCGGCAAGATCGTCTATGAGCTATGGGCCGGCGGCATGGACGACTTCACGGCCCTTCGCGATGCCTGGTTCGAGATCCAGAACCAGCATCTGGCGCTTGGCGGGATCGATCTCCGTGTCGATGGCCGCTCTTATGCCGAGCGTGGCATCGACCTCGTGCCAACCACCCATATCGGTGTTGGCGCCAAGGCGATCCAGCGCAAGTCAGCGCGTGAAGGCCATGAGATGTCGCTCGAGCGGATCGAGCTGCTCGAGGCGAGGCGCAAGGAGAATGCGAGCCGGATCCTGAAGCGACCCGAGATCGTGCTCGATATCGTCTCCTCGGAGAAAAGCGTCTTCGATGAGCGCGACATCGCAAAGATCCTGCATCGTTACGTCGACAATGCCGTCACGTTCCAGCAGCTGATGGTGCGCATTCTGCAGAGCCCGGAGGCGCTGCGTATAGAGTGCGAAGGCATCGACCTTGCGACGGGAGCAAGGATCCGTTCCCGCTACACGACGCGTGAACTGATCCGCATCGAAGCCAAGATGGCGAAGCAATCGCTGTGGCTGTCACAGCGCACAACGCATGGCGTCCGGCAGAAGGTGCTGGACAGTGTGCTGGCGCGTCATTCGCAGCTGTCGCAGGAGCAGCGTGTCGCCATCGAACATGTGGTGGACGAGGCACGCATTGCGGCCGTCGTCGGTCGCGCCGGTGCAGGCAAGACCACGATGATGAAGGCAGCACGTGAGGCCTGGGAACTGGCGGGTTATCGTGTTGTCGGTGCTGCCCTTGCCGGCAAAGCGGCGGAAGGCCTCGAGAAGGAAGCAGGCATTGTCAGCCGCACGCTTTCGGCTTGGGAGCTGCGCTGGAAGCAGGGCAGGGACATGCTCGACGAACGGACAGTGTTTGTTGTCGACGAGGCGGGCATGGTCGCCTCAAAGCAGATGGCACTGATCGTTGAAGCAGCAACCCTGGCAGGTGCAAAGCTGGTGCTGGTCGGCGATCCCGAGCAACTCCAGCCGATTGAAGCAGGGGCTGCGTTTCGTGCAATCGTTGACCGCATCGGCTACGCTGAACTCGAGACCATCTACCGCCAGCACGAAGAGTGGATGAGAGCCGCTTCTCTCGATCTGGCGCGCGGCCGGGTCGCACAGGCGATTGGGGCTTATGGTGAGCACGGCAGAGTGCGTGGGTCAGAGCTCAAGGCGCAGGCGATCGCCAGTCTCATCGCCGATTGGAACAGTGACTACGATCCGACCAAGACTACACTCATCCTGGCCCATCTTAGGCGCGACGTGCGCGAGCTCAACAGCCTGGCGCGTGAGAAGCTCGTCGAGCGCGGATTCGTCGGCGTGGGACATGACTTCCGCACCGATGACGGCCTTCGTCGGTTCGACGCTGGCGACCAGATCGTCTTCCTCAAAAACGAGACGTCGCTCGGGGTGAAGAACGGCATGATTGGGCGTGTCGTCGAGGCGGCACCAAACCGGATCGTTGCGGCCATCGGCGAGGGTGAGCATCGCCGGCTGGTCAAAGTCGAGCAGCGCTTCTACCCCAACATCGATCATGGCTATGCGACCACGATCCACAAGTCTCAGGGTGCTACCGTCGACCGGGTCAAGGTGCTGGCTTCGCTGTCACTGGATCGGCACCTGACCTATGTCGCAATGACCCGGCACCGGGAGGACATGGCGCTCTATTACGGGCGTCGTTCTTTCGCAAAGGCGGGCGGGCTCGATGAGGTTCTGTCGCGAACGAACGCCAAGGAAACCACGCTCGATTATGAGCGTGGCACACTCTACCGGCAGGCACTGCGCTTTGCCGAGAACCGTGGGCTGCACATATCGCGTGTTGCCCGTACGCTCGTTCGCGACCGGCTCGACTGGGTGCTGCGCCAGAAGGAGCGGCTTGCCGATCTGGCGCAACGGTTCCGTGTCCACACCGAGCGCCTTGGCCTGTTGCAAAGCCCGACAACGCAAATCCGATACGAGGCCGAACCCATGGTCGCCGGTGTCACGCTGTTTGCCAGGTCGCTGGCTGATGTCGTCGAGGAAAGGCTTCTCGCCGATCCGGCCCTTACCAAGCAGTGGGAGGAGATGTCGATGCGCTTGCGCTATGTCTTCGCCGATGCGGAGGCCGCCTTCCGGGCGATGGACTTCAACACACTTCTAACCGAGCCGACGGCCGCGCGCCAGACGCTCGATCGGCTGGTTAGCGAGCCAGCATCGCTCGGAGCATTGAAAGGGCGGACGGGTCTTCTCGCGTCAAAAACTGACAAGGAGGCGCGCCGTGTTGCCGAGGTCAATGTGCCGGCACTGAAGCGCGACATCGAGCGTTATCTCAAGCTGCGCCAGCTTGCTGCCGAGAGGATCGGGGCGGAGGAGCAGGCGCTGCGACATCGAGCTTCGATCGACATCCCGGCGCTGTCGCTGACTGCGAGGTCCGTACTCGAAAGGATCCGCGTGGCGATCGACCGCAACGATCTGCCAGCTGCTCTCGCCCACATCGTCGACAATCGTGAGGTGAGGCTGGAGATCGACGGCTTCAACCGTGCCATAGCTGAACGCTTCGGCGAGCGGACATTGCTTACCAACGCAGCCCGCGAGCCCTCGGGCACTCTCTTCGACAAGGCCGCGGAGGGTCTTCGACCTCTCGAGCGCGAGAAGCTCCGTCAGGCCTGGCCTGTGATGCGCGCGGCCCAGCAGATCGCTGCCCGTGAGCGCACAGTGCTGACATTGAAGGAGAACGAGCAGCTGCGAATGGCACAGCGCGAGGGCTTGGCATGGAAGCTATGA
- a CDS encoding TraC family protein, with protein sequence MKRPSSKIREEIARLQEQLRQAETREAERIGRLALRAGLGEIEIEDTELLAAHYSSCFDRSLGSSNGVVFAVSGGFKTT encoded by the coding sequence ATGAAAAGGCCATCATCGAAGATCAGAGAAGAGATCGCCCGCCTGCAGGAGCAACTAAGGCAAGCTGAAACGCGGGAGGCAGAGCGCATTGGCCGGTTAGCACTCAGGGCCGGGCTCGGTGAGATCGAGATCGAAGATACCGAGTTGCTGGCAGCTCACTATTCCTCCTGTTTCGACCGCTCCTTAGGTTCGTCCAATGGTGTCGTCTTTGCCGTCTCGGGTGGCTTCAAGACCACGTAG
- a CDS encoding DeoR/GlpR family DNA-binding transcription regulator yields MSDSQNHKALAPRRHDEILRRLAADGSVGITELAAFFDVSRETIRRDMKHLAERGQLDLVHGGATLFEATEPALTLRSQENAGGKAAIGRAAAALVEDGMVVFLDSGTTTLAVAHALAGKQNLTICTTSLTIALHMCRQPHVRVHMLGGEIDPSEEAAVGIDALDAAGRFRIDVAFLGGGALSPDGEITDFTRNGAEQRSRMAATAARAYFVLDSSKFGRLTPLRIQRFELAAGIIVDAPPPAAMVEALERKGPKVIVGE; encoded by the coding sequence ATGTCCGACTCGCAGAACCACAAGGCGCTCGCGCCGCGGCGCCACGACGAGATCCTGAGGCGGCTCGCCGCCGACGGCTCGGTCGGCATCACTGAGCTTGCCGCCTTTTTCGACGTCTCGCGCGAGACCATCCGCCGCGACATGAAACACCTCGCCGAGCGCGGCCAGCTTGACCTCGTCCATGGCGGCGCGACCTTGTTCGAAGCGACCGAACCAGCGCTCACCTTGCGCAGCCAGGAGAATGCCGGCGGCAAGGCAGCCATCGGCCGGGCCGCAGCCGCACTGGTCGAGGACGGCATGGTCGTGTTCCTCGATTCCGGCACCACCACGCTTGCCGTGGCCCATGCACTCGCAGGCAAGCAGAATCTGACCATCTGCACCACCAGCCTTACGATCGCGCTGCATATGTGCCGCCAGCCGCATGTGCGCGTGCACATGCTGGGCGGCGAGATCGACCCGTCAGAGGAAGCCGCGGTCGGCATCGACGCGCTCGACGCTGCCGGCCGCTTCCGCATCGATGTCGCCTTCCTGGGTGGCGGTGCGCTGTCGCCAGACGGCGAGATCACAGACTTCACCCGGAACGGTGCCGAACAGCGCTCGCGCATGGCGGCCACCGCCGCCCGCGCCTACTTCGTGCTCGACAGCTCCAAGTTCGGCCGGCTGACGCCGCTGCGCATCCAGCGTTTCGAACTCGCTGCCGGTATCATCGTCGACGCCCCTCCCCCTGCAGCGATGGTAGAGGCGCTGGAGCGGAAGGGACCGAAGGTGATAGTCGGCGAATAG